DNA from Bos indicus isolate NIAB-ARS_2022 breed Sahiwal x Tharparkar chromosome 15, NIAB-ARS_B.indTharparkar_mat_pri_1.0, whole genome shotgun sequence:
CCGTGGCCTCCCTGTTTGGGAAATGAGGGGGTGTACCCTGGCTCCGTGGAGCCCCCTCACCACACTCCGGCCTAGCTCCGATGCCAGATGGGGCTCTACTGCCCTAGGCCGGGTCAACCTAACCCCAGGTCCTTCCCGTCTGGAGCCCGCCAACCTGCTGTCCCCTCCCCAGCTCTTGCAGGTGGCCATCGTCTGTGCGGGACATAACTCCAGCAGAGATGTCATCACCCTGGTGAAATCCCTGCTGTTCTACAGGTACAGCCAGGAGTGTCCCTTTCCTCCCTGGAAGGAGGCTGTAAGAATACCCTGAGCTGGGCAGGGAGAAGCTCGTGATAGCAATCAGTGATTCCACTTCTGAGCCCCTCAGGGGGGGGCTCTTGTCCCTTGTAGTTCCTTCTGGGGCCCATCAGCTTTCCTCCCATGTCCTTCCTCAAGGAAAAACCCACTGCACCTTCACCTGGTAACCGATGCTGTGGCCAGGAACATCCTGGAGACGCTCTTTCACACATGGATGGTGCCTGCTGTCCAGATCAGCTTCTACAATGCTGACGAGCTCAAGGCAGGAGCCCCAGCCTTTCTGCCCCCTCGTTCCTCCCAGGGTTTTGGGTATCAGTGGGAGGGCAGGTTAGAGCTGCATGGGACCCCCAGTCCCATCACATCTACTGAAGCGCCAATCCTTCACCCACCTGGGTACGTCACCCCGAGTATGTTCCGACACTGGTAAGCCCTTCTCTTGCGGGCTCATGCCCTGTGCTTCCACCCACagccccaggtctcctggatccCTAACAAGCACTACTCTGGCCTCTATGGGCTAATGAAGCTAGTGCTGCCCAGTGCCCTGCCCCCCGACCTGGCCCGTGTCATTGTCCTGGACACAGATGTCACCTTTGCCTCCAACATTGCAGAACTTTGGGCACTCTTTGCTCACTTTTCTGGTGAGAGGTCTGGGACCCCACCCCAGTCAGCCCCCTTCCCTGGCccatccaggcctccctgtggccTAGCCCTGAGCTGAGGTCCAGTGGCAGCCTCAGACAGCTCTGTCATGCCCTCCCTCCCAGACAAGCAAGCGATTGGTCTCGTGGAAAACCAAAGCGATTGGTACCTCGGCAACCTCTGGAGGAACCACAGGCCCTGGCCTGCCTTGGGCCGGGGATTTAACACAGGTGGGGACAGTGTTGAGGCGGGGGCAGGAGGGCAGCCACTGGTCCTTGGGCCCCTGGGGCTGGTTAGAGCATAGAATGCTTGGGAGGCCCCCAAGAACCGTTCTGTAGAAAGAACACTGGGAGAAGAGCCAGAAATCACAGTTCTAACCTGGGCTGATGATGCTGGATGACTTTGGCCAAGTCACTTGAttccactgagcctcagttttctcatccattaaATGGGGGTGATTTTCCCAGCCCTGGGACCATTGAATCTGAGAAGATGGTTGTGGTGGTGCTTTGTAAACTGTGCTTTGCCTCCCCTTCACCCCGAAGAGGGTTAATTGTGGACCCAGCGAGTCCACACTCACGTCTGAGCGGTCAGAAAATATTAACACGGCACAAAAACAAGCATTCGGAAGACACCTTCAGGAGCCTTGGCCCCAGGAGCTGGTCATCCCAGGTGGGCATGACAGCCTCTCCCCCCGAGCAGGCGTGATACTCCTACGGCTGGACCGGCTTCGGCAGGCTGGCTGGGAGCACATGTGGAAGCTGACGGCCACGCGGGAGCTGCTCACCCTGCCTGCCACCTCGTTGGCCGACCAGGTCTGGGGGCAGTGGAGGGCGGTGGGGGCGGGCTCTGGGCCGAGGTGTGACGGCATCGGTCTCTGCCCAGGACATCTTCAACGCCGTCATCAAGGAGCACCCATGGCTGGTGCAGCCCCTGCCCTGCATGTGGAACGTGCAGCTGTCAGACCACACACTGGCTGAGCGCTGCTACTCGGAGGCGCCTGACCTCAAGGTGAGCCCGGCGAGGGGCGCTGAGCAGTGGCGATGGGCTCCCgtcccccctcaccccccaggcCCCTTTCCATGCCCTCCCTGATCCCAGGTGATCCACTGGAACTCACCAAAGAAGCTTCGTGTGAAGAACAAGCATGTGGAATCCTTCCGCAACCTCTACCTGACTTTCCTGGAGTACGACGGCAACCTGCTGCGGAGAGAGCTCTTTGGGTGCCCCTGCCCGCCCCCTCCTGGGGCCGAGCAGGTGAGAGGGAAccaccttcccttcccttcccttccgtCGGGGAGGCtctgccccacccaccccctgctcCGGTGGGACCTGGGCTTGTCTAGGGCTTGTCCGCCTGCCCCACCCAGCCCGCCCTCCTCTCCCCGATGACCCTCCAGCTGCAGCAGGCCCTGGCACAACTGGAGGAGCAGGACGCCTGCTTTGAGTTCCGGCAGCAGCAGCTCACTGTGCACCGCGTGCACATCACCTTTCTGCCCCACAAGCCGCCACCCCCCCAGCCCCACGACGTCACCCTGGTGGCCCAACTCTCCATGGAGCGGTGAGGGAGCCGAGGGCAGCCCCAGGGCACACGGTGCGCGGTCTGGGAGTTTCGAGAGGAGGGTTCCACTTGGTGGAAGGGAGAGCTCTTACTTCCGGATGCTGGAGACACCGGAGAGACGGTAGAAGGAGCTCGGGCGGTGGGGACCACCCAGATGTCGGGAAACTGCCCTCTGTAGCTGTGGAACCATAGGCAAGGCTTAATATCTCtggccctcagttttctcatctgtcaaatgagaaGGTACCCACCTTGTGGGGTAGCTGTAGAGATGAAATAAGCACAGTTCGAAAAGTGCTTGGAAGGGGCTCAGCAAGCCACTGGAGGGGGCTGTCCGTGGCTGCGAGTACGGGAGGTAGCCCAGTCCTCCCCTGGGctgaccacccccctccccccaggctgCAGATGCTGGAAGCCCTGTGCAGGCACTGGCCGGGCCCCATGAGCCTGGCCTTGTACCTGACAGACACAGAGGCCCAGCAGTTCCTGCGTTTCGTGGAGACCTCGGCGGTGCTCTCTGCCCGGCAGGACGTGGCCTACCACGTGGTGTACCGGGAGGGCTCCCTCTACCCCATCAACCAGCTCCGCAACGTGGCCCTGGCCCAGGCCCTCACGCCCTACGTTTTCCTCAGCGACATCGACTTCCTGCCCGCCTACTCCCTCTACGACTACCTCAGGTGGGCCGGGCTGGGGGAGAGCCACAGCACACAGGTGGGTGTGGACAGGGTCGGGGGCACCCGTGGGCCCTGGCGGGGGCATCCCTGCTCCTTCCTGGACCCCAGTGTCCGCGCTTCAGGGTGCGCTGGCCCCAGAAGCTGGGCCCTACGTCCAACAAAAAGAGAAACCCTGGGCCCAGCGCTGGAGGCAGAGCCCCACCCCAGTTCTCTCCGGTTCACGGGGTGCTCCCTCCTCAGGGCCTCCATCGAGCAGCTGGAGCTGGACGGCAGGCGGAAGGCAGCCCTGGTGGTGCCTGCGTTCGAGACCCTGCACTACCGCTTCAGCTTCCCCAGTTCCAAAGCCGAACTGCTGACCTTGCTGGACGCTGGCTCTCTCTATACTTTCAGGTGAGAGAGGCCACGGCCTACCCCTCCCAGCACTGCGGTTCCCCACACCGACCCCCGTCAGTCTCAGACTGGCTCCCTGTCCTACCCTGCCCCTCTATAGGTACCATGAGTGGCCCCAGGGCCATGCACCCACAGACTACGCCCGCTGGCGCGAGGCTCAGGCCCCGTACCGTGTACAGTGGGCAGCGGACTACGAGCCCTATGTGGTGGTGCCGCGTGACTGTCCCCGCTACGATCCCCGCTTTGTGGGCTTTGGCTGGAACAAGGTGGCCCACATCATAGAGCTGGATGCACAGGTAAGGGTGCCCTGCTGTCTCCAGCCTTGATCTGAGAATACCTCTAGGCCCAGCGAGGGCTGCCccgggtggctcaggggtaaagaaacccacctgccaatgcaggagacacaggtcggatccctgagtcgggaagattccccgagagcaggaaagggcaacccactccagtgttcttgcctgggaaatcctatggacagaagagcccggcaggctcatctgtgggttcacaaagagtcagacgtgacttagcgaccaaacagcAGGCCCAAGGGGCTCACTATACGGTGGCACACCGTACCGTGAAGGGCCCTCTGTAGAACTCAAGTCTCTGACTTTGGATGAATCTGCTCCCCCCGCCCCAGAGCTGTCACCCTCCCCCAGCCTACACAGTGACTATCCCCCCGCCCTCTCCCGCGCCCCCCAGGAATACGAGCTCCTGGTGCTGCCCGAGGCCTTCACCATCCACCTGCCGCACGCCCCAAGCCTTGACATCACCCGCTTCCGCTCCAACCCCACCTATCGTGACTGTGTCCGGGCCCTCAAGGACGAGTTCCACCAGGATTTGTCCCGCCACTACGGGGCTGCTGCCCTCAAATACCTCACTGCCCTGCAGCAGCCCCGAGGCCCCGCCTGACCTCACACACACTCCCTGCCGCCACCCCACCCTCctgctatttaaattatttaaggtCTCTGGGGAGGGGCTGTTGGGGGGCATCTGTTGGGTGAGGCCTGGGGCCTCCGTCTGCTGCTGCTATTCAGGTGGGTGTAGCGTTCCTCGGCCCCAGCGGGTTTGGGGCTGGTTCCTACATCCTCTCACCCGTAACACCCTTTTCGTTAAGTTTTAACAGCTCCTTTTCACGTTCCTCTTGGCTTGGGGCATGAGCCAGTCAGAAAGGCTGGGGAGGTGCTGGATCTGGCGGGAGCCCAGCAGTGGgggccccccccgcccccagaggCTGGGGCTGGAGTGCCTGTGTCCCATCCACCCTCCCCTGCCGCAAACCCAACACCATGAgcctgagagactttatttggctttatttagtaaaatgttaaaataaataaatacaaattgatCAGCTGCTCtgtatccctccccaccccctcaaaacaaaactcaaacaaacaaaaacaaaaactttgaagCACAAAACTCCAAATACAAGTTCTACCAAGACTGAAATCACAAAAGGCTTGGACAAGAGACAGGTTGGGAGCTGGCTGGCACTTTTCTGCTCAGAGCTCACTGACCTCCGGCGGTCCTGCCTGACTGCAGCGTACCCTGGGCTGAGGACCCAACAACGCCAGAGAGAGGGGCAGGGGCCAGAGGCTGCGGTGGGGCTGCTGGAGTCCTCAGGGAACGAGAGCCTTTGCGAGCGGAGAGTGAAGAGACGTTGTGAGCCCTGTTCTTCCTTTACAGGGGCTATTTTCAGGAGCTCCACTTGGGCTCTCCAAACAGGGAAACTCTCGGCTTCTTCCCCTGTGCTCTGGTGGGAGGGTCGCCCTTCGCCTCCCAGAAAGGAGGTGACACTGGGGACGGCTGTAAGTTGGAGAGAGTGGGTCTCCTGTTTCCTGCCAAGGGTGCCCAgctgaggggtggggtgaggtccACGGTCTTCCTTTCTACATAGAGCAAGGTCACCTCCATCCAACAAAAGCCACCCAATCTGGAGAGCCCAGAGACTAGAAGATGTACCTGGGCCCCCATTCTTCCTCCTACCAAAAAGCCTTCTTCTCCTGGGGTAGAAGTCTCCTAAATTAAGCCCTTTGGATAAATGAGAAAGACTAAACCCTAAAAGGGAATGTAGGGAGGAAACCGTCATGAGTGTGCTGTGTGGGTCGTGGTTCGGGCTGAGAGCCCAAGAGGGCTCTGCTGGCCCCAGGAGTAGGTGGCAGAGATGGCTGGAGAGGCGACTGCACACGCAGAGACTGCAATGAGCCGGAAACGCAGCGCCCTCACGGGAGAGGTGCGGGGCAAGGAGCCGCGCCCCACTCACACGCCCTTTTGAGCCTGAGCCAAGAAGCCACAGGGACACTGGGCGCTGGGTGCGAGCCGGAGGCCACCATGGCCAGGGTACAGGCCCCACACAGGGTAAGGCCCCTGAGGGGCTGTCTCGAGGGGGGCCTCCCTGTCAGGCATGACCAGCAGGCTTGCCCCAAAAGGGCCCAGTAAGGAAGGATGAGCTCAGCAGAGGTGAGACAAGACCCAGCAGGCTCTGAAAGAAAAAGGGAGCTGCAGGCCACACTGG
Protein-coding regions in this window:
- the LARGE2 gene encoding xylosyl- and glucuronyltransferase LARGE2 isoform X2; protein product: MLLRGRPRTLGAAALLLLLLIGFFLFGGDPDYGRPRSQGAATFDGDPPADPRGHNRSDCIPPPPPPPPPKCELLQVAIVCAGHNSSRDVITLVKSLLFYRKNPLHLHLVTDAVARNILETLFHTWMVPAVQISFYNADELKPQVSWIPNKHYSGLYGLMKLVLPSALPPDLARVIVLDTDVTFASNIAELWALFAHFSDKQAIGLVENQSDWYLGNLWRNHRPWPALGRGFNTGVILLRLDRLRQAGWEHMWKLTATRELLTLPATSLADQDIFNAVIKEHPWLVQPLPCMWNVQLSDHTLAERCYSEAPDLKVIHWNSPKKLRVKNKHVESFRNLYLTFLEYDGNLLRRELFGCPCPPPPGAEQLQQALAQLEEQDACFEFRQQQLTVHRVHITFLPHKPPPPQPHDVTLVAQLSMERLQMLEALCRHWPGPMSLALYLTDTEAQQFLRFVETSAVLSARQDVAYHVVYREGSLYPINQLRNVALAQALTPYVFLSDIDFLPAYSLYDYLRASIEQLELDGRRKAALVVPAFETLHYRFSFPSSKAELLTLLDAGSLYTFRYHEWPQGHAPTDYARWREAQAPYRVQWAADYEPYVVVPRDCPRYDPRFVGFGWNKVAHIIELDAQEYELLVLPEAFTIHLPHAPSLDITRFRSNPTYRDCVRALKDEFHQDLSRHYGAAALKYLTALQQPRGPA
- the LARGE2 gene encoding xylosyl- and glucuronyltransferase LARGE2 isoform X1 encodes the protein MLLRGRPRTLGAAALLLLLLIGFFLFGGDPDCELGGEREARRGGGGGGDPRSVPGSPTPRVPPDGRPRSQGAATFDGDPPADPRGHNRSDCIPPPPPPPPPKCELLQVAIVCAGHNSSRDVITLVKSLLFYRKNPLHLHLVTDAVARNILETLFHTWMVPAVQISFYNADELKPQVSWIPNKHYSGLYGLMKLVLPSALPPDLARVIVLDTDVTFASNIAELWALFAHFSDKQAIGLVENQSDWYLGNLWRNHRPWPALGRGFNTGVILLRLDRLRQAGWEHMWKLTATRELLTLPATSLADQDIFNAVIKEHPWLVQPLPCMWNVQLSDHTLAERCYSEAPDLKVIHWNSPKKLRVKNKHVESFRNLYLTFLEYDGNLLRRELFGCPCPPPPGAEQLQQALAQLEEQDACFEFRQQQLTVHRVHITFLPHKPPPPQPHDVTLVAQLSMERLQMLEALCRHWPGPMSLALYLTDTEAQQFLRFVETSAVLSARQDVAYHVVYREGSLYPINQLRNVALAQALTPYVFLSDIDFLPAYSLYDYLRASIEQLELDGRRKAALVVPAFETLHYRFSFPSSKAELLTLLDAGSLYTFRYHEWPQGHAPTDYARWREAQAPYRVQWAADYEPYVVVPRDCPRYDPRFVGFGWNKVAHIIELDAQEYELLVLPEAFTIHLPHAPSLDITRFRSNPTYRDCVRALKDEFHQDLSRHYGAAALKYLTALQQPRGPA
- the LARGE2 gene encoding xylosyl- and glucuronyltransferase LARGE2 isoform X3, producing MSPLPPTLQNFGHSLLTFLTSKRLVSWKTKAIGTSATSGGTTGPGLPWAGDLTQRVNCGPSESTLTSERSENINTAQKQAFGRHLQEPWPQELVIPGGHDSLSPRAGVILLRLDRLRQAGWEHMWKLTATRELLTLPATSLADQDIFNAVIKEHPWLVQPLPCMWNVQLSDHTLAERCYSEAPDLKVIHWNSPKKLRVKNKHVESFRNLYLTFLEYDGNLLRRELFGCPCPPPPGAEQLQQALAQLEEQDACFEFRQQQLTVHRVHITFLPHKPPPPQPHDVTLVAQLSMERLQMLEALCRHWPGPMSLALYLTDTEAQQFLRFVETSAVLSARQDVAYHVVYREGSLYPINQLRNVALAQALTPYVFLSDIDFLPAYSLYDYLRASIEQLELDGRRKAALVVPAFETLHYRFSFPSSKAELLTLLDAGSLYTFRYHEWPQGHAPTDYARWREAQAPYRVQWAADYEPYVVVPRDCPRYDPRFVGFGWNKVAHIIELDAQEYELLVLPEAFTIHLPHAPSLDITRFRSNPTYRDCVRALKDEFHQDLSRHYGAAALKYLTALQQPRGPA